Proteins from one Rhizoctonia solani chromosome 5, complete sequence genomic window:
- a CDS encoding guanylate kinase has protein sequence MAPTLVPVSQPVVLCGPSGAGKSTLIKKLQDEFPGQYNFSVSHTTRSPRPGEVNGKAYHFVTKAEFENLINEKGFAEYTTTYDTYYGTSLRAIKEASTEGGSCLLDIDTVGVANIKKHHASLGCLFIFISPPSLSSLGDRLRKRGTENEDTIVKRLAKAKSEIEYAASGAFDVIVVNDNVDRSYALLRSVIRDGVRTGDSLPDGILEETAVSIN, from the exons ATGGCCCCTACGCTTGTCCCCGTGTCTCAGCCCGTGGTGCTGTGCGGGCCTTCTGGGGCTGGCAAGTCCACGCTGATCAAAAAGCTCCAGGATGAATTTCCGGGGCAGTATAATTTTAGCGTTTCTC ATACGACGAGGAGCCCCAGGCCTGGCGAAGTCAACGGCAAGGCATACCACTTTGTCACCAAGGCCGAGTTTGAGAACCTCATCAACGAGAAAGGGTTCGCAGAGTACACAACGACCTATGATACCTA CTACGGAACGTCTCTCCGCGCCATAAAAGAAGCGTCGACAGAGGGCGGATCGTGCCTACTCGACATCGACACGGTCGGAGTGGCCAATATCAAAAAACACCACGCCTCGCTCGGATGtctcttcatcttcatctcgCCCCCGTCCCTGTCCTCGCTCGGCGATCGCCTGCGCAAACGCGGGACCGAGAACGAGGACACGATCGTGAAGAGATTGGCCAAGGCCAAGTCGGAGATCGAGTATGCTGCT TCGGGCGCGTTCGATGTGATCGTCGTCAATGACAATGTCGATCGCTCTTATGCACTTTTGCGCAGTGTCATTCGGGACGGCGTTCGAACGGGCGACAGCCTGCCTGATGGGATCTTGGAAGAGACCGCCGTGTCTATCAACTGA